TTGTCTTATCTCACTGAGTGACAACAGGCTATTCACCACGCCTTCAAGTGGAGCCAAAACAGCAATAACACTTTCCTTCAGGCATTGTCCATCTTCACATCCTAAAAACTTGTTTGTTACAAGCATACAAGCaggtttttgttcattttaacctttgtttgacattttaatttgtttcgACAAGAAAAAAGTAACACCGAGTGGCGATGTAGATCAAACTGGTGCAACTTGACACCAGTATTCTCCATATAAGGATTTATTTTAACATACTTAAAGACTCACAAAACATGACAAATCTGTGCAATAGacagataaatggatagatggGAATCTTGAAGATTCATCGGTCAAATATGGCAAGAACTTCTCCTCAAACCACCAGGAAAACACATCAGGAAACACATTGATGCAAACAGATGCATAAATGGATAAATACCCACTGCAGTATCATCCCATCTTCTTCCAGACGTGTTAGGCTGCTTTCTCATTCAACCACAATGCCTCCCTTTGGATTGCTTGCTGCAATTGCGGTTACGACCAGAGCAGTCATAAAGCAGTCAACTCTGTGGCTCGCTGCAATACTTACAGCTCCTTCGGTGTACCTGTTTTATGGGAGATCCCTCTAACACGCATTGTCTTCTATCAGTAGGATGTTTCGAATGTGAGTCTACCACAAGCATCTGTAATCGAAGCACCAGATGTTCCCGAAGGTGTAGATGCACCACAACGCTGTCAAGACAAGTCTACCCTTCTATTTTTGCAGATTACATGAACAACTTGAAATTCTGCTGATATGATCTCACTCATGATGTGGCTTGAACTAATAATAAAATGGCCTAGGGATAATTTGCATACCAAAATGCTGGAAAACATATTGAATATGATCAGACTTGTGAAACCGTTACTTTGCGCTTCGAATCCGACACAGTTCTGAACCTCCCTTGTGAATATTTGTTCTGGGGAGCAGGAAGTGGCTTGCATGGCCCACGCGATTTTACTGACACGTTGGAATGCCACATCAATGTTACAGTATTTGCAGCTGCACTGGGAACGCAGCGATTGCCCATTTCACATCAGCCGCCCCAGAAAGCATCTTTATGATCATGTAAGCGTGGACTCGAGAGAGGAAAGTACAGTACATACGGTAAAGATTTCATCTTCCACAAATCAGACAGAATTGTGTGGTTTGTGCTGACGTCGGCTAGTTTGAATCCACGGGAGACCAAGCTAAGGAGATTTAGATGAACCAGGATGTAATGCTGCataggaaaaaaggaagagacatTATCCGGCTTTGACTATGTCAGCCCTTTGTCTAGTTAGAGATATAGTGTAGCGATAAATCGTGGTTACTCCCTGATGTAGATTCACGTAAGAGATGAtagtatttcatatttaatcGAAGTGCTTTTTCActgagggtttttttaaacagcaaacAAGGCTGGGCATCCTGCCAAGTCTTTACTGTACAAATTGAGTTAATTCCATTGAATTATGGTCAATGATTTCCCGACGTGGATCCTCTATTCGTCTTGTCTCCGTCCATCCCCTGGCTGTTTGTAGAATCGATGGCAGTCCCGAGGGAGAGAGGGACGAACCATAACTTATGGCTGTCTCATGCAATTTTTCCCCTCTCCCTGAGGTAAGAGGATGGGAGAGTCAAACAAATAGGCCTTGTGTTTTCACCCTGTGTTTGTATGCAGTGCCACGGCCAGGCTTCTTGCCAaggtctcctcctcttcccccaaACACTACGAAAGCTAAAGACAAACCCTcccatttcttttttctccctcatcAGAGTGCTGGCAAACACAAAAGGAGGCAGAGGCGAGTCGGAGCCCTAAAGAAAGAGCCTGGGTGCACATCCCCATGAACGTGCTAAGATTAAGCCGAGGCGATGATGAAGACGACCGGACCaaaggtgagaggaggaggaggaggatttgaGGATAGGAGTGGGAGTGGTTGTTATTTCACGGACAAGACTCCGTGCCCTTTGCCATTCAGCCAACGCCAGCTGGGAAGAGGAGTGGCATCCTTCGCTTTCTCTCTTTTGGTTTTATCCCCATCTCTGATGCTTTCAATGAGAGCATTGTATGAGCTAGAGGAAGGATATGAGGTCCCATTTGGCTGTCATTGACATGTAAAAAGAGTGTAGTGGTGACAGCTGACGAGATCATGGGCCTGTAATTAGCTGAGGATGTAGGATAGACTCTCACCCTTCTGTGTCAGACACCCTCACACAGGCAAACATGTAGTGAACacataaagatataaataatgAAGTAAAAAGATGTACAATATAAACACAATGCTACACTACAAAGACTTCTTTGCCTTTAGATATTATGAGTTATCTATTAGTCTGCGTGTGAGGTTTCACAGTGGCGTAAAGGTTCTCAGGGTGCTATAAATCCAAAAGCATGAACCATGTGGTCTGGTTTGGGGTGGCCCACATTCTgtataaaaaattataataataataaagtgctCTGGGGAGAAGTTTGGATGCACAACTGAGACATTGTTCCATGGGAGACACAGGTGTGATAAGCTGACTGTGAATAACAGCCGAGTCACATCACACCTCATAAATCACAACCCGTACTTAATGTGGAATGTATTGAAGTGTCTTAATATGTTTTTCTGGCTAGATATGATGGAGATTAAATCCACATTAATACAGTTTAgctaccttattaatagcagaACACATTTACAGGCTGACACATAAAACTTCACATACAGTGGAGTGATGTGCATCATAAATCACTCCAATACTGGTAAGGTATTTATCACCTTAGTATAAAAAAATTATTAAAGGATCAGTCACAAATCTTATTGTCTTGCTTACCTGTAGTGGTATCCATGCAGTGgttttaaacctgcattaactcATTTTTTGACCACTTGTGGGCAGcaaaaacaagctgtaaacacaacactgataaTTACCTCTAAATGAAGTTGATATGGTAAACTTTTTGCGAAACAAGTTGCCTATTTACATATTCGGCAAATAAGTGGCAAGGCAAAGGCAATGTGGCAAATGTGTCTCTTTAGCAGCtcaatgctccactatgttcataAGTTAGTCGCTAACTTTGTCTGCAgatttggtgctgagcaggagGTGCTGCCTCCCACAGCTGGAAAGCCTTTACTGTCAAAAGATTTGATATGGACTGTTTCCTCTGTAGAAAGTTGTTCCTTTGTAATTTCACTCCAGCGCATAACTCCCCCCTAAAACcacaaattgttgtttttgcatttctCTTACCAcacaatttaaacaaaaaagataCAAATCAGCCAGCTTTGGAGGTGTTGGgagtcatattttttttttcactttggacagagccagtgTTGTGCTAAGAGAGAGACTGATATCAATGTTATCATCTCACCAcccaaacatttaaaaactgaacaaCAGATTTGAAATGTGATTTGATGGTAATCAGTTCTGTTTTCTTGTAACATCGTCTctagtgcagctttaaggaGAAAGTTTAACCCTCAATTTTGGCTTTAAATGGTAATCAGAAAGATAAATATACATCAAAATTAACATTGACCTCAATCCACGCTTTCATGCTATTATCCTCTGCTATCCAAAGGGCCTCTTATTAGAGGACGGTGTATGTGTGCGTGGGGTCAGAGGTACCAACAGACAAGTTACCGTGGTGATTAAGCTCCTCTTTCAAGCTTGGGTCTCATCTGGAGGTGGGCCTTCTCTTTGAAACAACGGATCTGGGCTTGTGTCAAACCACCACAAGGGTCTAAGCGCTCCCTCAAAACCCACCGATGACAGTAGCTGTTATGAGATGAGAGGAGCCATCCCACCGCAGAGGACATTGACCATGGGAGAACCAGCTCTCCCATGGGAACCTGTGGAAGGTCCACGTGGCCCCTCATGGCCCCTTCTCAAAGCTGGTGCCTCTTCCATCACCCTCCCTGGGCTTTCTAGTGAACCCTTTGATGTCCTGGGATCTGGACAGCGGTGACCATGAGGACCTATGAGCCTGCAGGGAGATATGTTGGAAAGTTACTCATAAATAGAGCACCAGTGAGAtggacaaagaggaaaaaagaggttTTGTATCTTTCCATTTTTCCCAAAAAGTCATGGATGTCCTGTCATGTCCATGTAAAACGGTTCTTTTGTGCAGGTTGTTGTTGTACCTGTcgcaaaaaatgtattgacatgcactatttcatttcatgtgCAGAAAGTGAGGTTTCGGTCAAAGGACCATCAACAGAGACAGTCACAAGAAAGATGCAGACAAAGAtggacatacatacacaaagagaaacagcgatgggagacagatggagacagacagTGCAGGCCGGGAGATTATCAAAGGTTTCACCGGTCTGACCTGTAACACGGTTGAGATGGAAGGACAAGGACGCTGTTTGTTCTTTAATCTGCTTTCTCATACTGAGTTACTGTGGTCCTCGTGGGAATCAGTTTCAGACTATCGCAGACAGACTGTGGGATCTGACACACAACTCACCCACATAGCTTGCAAACACAGGAGTGGGTATCTGTTTGGAGGAGTGAGCCCTCTTTTCTGAGTGAATTGATCAAGGGGGGCGTGCAGTATTTTGCACATGGAGATTAAAGGACACACTTTAAATGCTGACACTGGACTTTGCTCTCAGCTCATCAGTCTTATCTGTTGTATGTCTCAGGGAGGTTTATGGACATGCActatcttcatcttcatctatCACTACCATGACATGCTGATGTGAATGGTGTGCCCCCTTGTGACAAAACATTACAATTGTCATAGTGTCCTTGACACGACACTGGTTCttcatagaaagaaagaaaagacggTTATTTCTTATGAATTGATTTTTATTGAGGACACAGCTCCGCATGAAAGTAAAAAACACATCCCTAGTTTTAATTTTGAGATTGAAAACACAGTCATGTAGTAAAAGGTAAGTTAGACAACAGTGTTATGTTTGTGTACCCTCATAAACATTATAGCATTTTTTTGGCAATAATAAAAGTGGAGTGGAGAGGCTTAGAAAGAGTAGTATATTTCAATACCTGCCACAGTTGAAATATAGATACATTTTTATAGCTTTCAAGTATCATTTTATTGATATCCTGACTTTTTAGCACAGAAGCCATATAAAGAGCCAAATTATTATCACAGTACATTTGACAAAACATAAGATCGGAATCAAgaaatatttgcttttaaagCTTAGAATAAAAAGGGTTCTATTAAGAAATGTtcccagtaaaaaaaaaacatctttcatgAAAGTGCTCTTGGTTATAGTTGTTGTATTGTGCGTATGCATGTCATGAATCTCTGTCAGCCTCTAGTGGTAGTGAACATGTTTGCAGACTGGACACATCACATATGCTCTGGGTGGTTTTGCAGACAGGTGATGAACTCTTTCACCTCTTTGCCCTCAAAGCAGATCTGGTAGACTGCTGCGAACAATGGAAACCTATGGAAGGAAGCAAAAATGcagataaatattacataaacTCAAATATCCTGTATCTGCCAGGCTGTACTGCActactgttttcatttattctggCATAAGAACACATTCTGACTGCAATTCTTATATATTTTATGGACCCTGAAAGGAAACCTGTGTGATGTTCAAACCTAATTATATTATAAGAGAGTGAGGGAGATGTTAATCAAGCCCAGTCCTGAGAAGAGGTATAATCAAGCAagataagtgaaaacacctgtgtgggtgggCCATGCCTGAAATGAATGTGTTCTTATTCCTTTCATTAAGAatagaaaatacattattaaattGGTTACTAATCTTGATCGGAATATCGGGGAACATAACCAagattaaaggataggttcataaTTTTTAAAGCCTGTCTTACAACAATAGTCATGTGTCCAAATTAACAttcaaacaggtttttcttgctgtaatcattcctttttatgtttattcGTAATTATGCTAACCTATAATATCATGCAACCTTTGGGTCATTTGACaattattaatacatttccCAAGGGCCATCAAAATTCCCACAAGACATCAAAGCATATAACATATAAGAGAGTATACTCAAGAAGGCATAATTAGTGTGTTGGAATTGGTGCAAAGTAAACtgacattaacacatttttgttcATGTGTTATGGAAACTGGAGTTATGAAGCTGGGGTCAAGAGctattgagtttttttttgtacagtagAGGTGTACTCACTTGCTGACCATGTCCCTCTTTTGAAGAATCTTGTAAACCTCTGCTGAGGTCTGTGGTCCCTGCAGCTTCTGACCGTTAAGCATTTCTGCCTCCAGCTCAACAATAGACTGTGGAACCAAACATATAGAGATCAATTTAATGTGGATTAGTGACATATTCTTAATATCTcaataatattaaaacaaacaaaaaaaagtagcagTGACTCATTCTGTCACCTTGGATGTTTTGACGAAGGCTTCTGCAACTTTGCGGTTTCTTCCACCGTAGCAGGTGGTGATGAGGTCGGCCACACCGCAGCTTTCCAGGAAGGTGCCAGAGCTCACTTGGCCTTTGCAGAACAGCCTAGCGAAGGCAACCATTTCCATCAGACCAAGCCTGATCACTGCTGCCTTGGTGTTGTCCCCAAAACCAAGGCCGTCACAGAATCCAGCCCCTACTGCCACAATGTTCTGGCAAGACATAAATAAACGGATGCATATGCAACATTTAGCTTTCAAAGCCTCTTAACATCCTGTATTAATGTGTAGTAACAATTTAAGGGTTTCATTCTTTTCAGGACTCATAATGTGTGGATGTCTTTACCTTCAGAGCTCCACACAGCTCCACTATATCACTCTCCTGTACGACAGTGATACGGAAGTTGGGAGTCTGAAGCATCTCTTTGAAGATGAGGCCGTTTGCCTCATTTGTTGACCCTGTGTTGAATGAAGTTTTGTAAAGAGAAACTCAATGTTGGTAGAACAGGGAAGTAACCAGTGACGACCACATTGCATCCTCTTTTCAATCTTAGATCACCATCTGCATGCAAACAATGCAAAAAATCATCACGACAATAATGAAATCAGTGACTAACCGATAGTGGTTTCACAGAATTTCTCGTCTGCCACCTCGCTGGCGATATTGGCCCCCATCAGGACGCTGACCTCAATCTCTAGTTTCTCTCGGATGACGTCTGAGATGAGCTTCAATCCCTCAGGTCCTTCATCAATGCCCTGAATGATTGAGACAGTTTCAGACCACCATGCACAACGTCTGGCTGAGGCAGGGTCACGTTGaggtaataacaataatagatATCATTGTGGTAATTGCTCAACTACGAGGTCTTGTGATGCCATGACAGCAGaaaaatacagtacaaaaaTCAAGTGACAGTATTTCCCCTTTTCCCCTGTTTACTGTCAAGAAATCAGACATGATGAACAATGACAGGATCTCACTTTGATGAGTGATATCCCGATGGTTCCTTCTGTGATGTGAGGCTTAATCTGGTCACAGAGTTTGTTGATGAACTGGTGAGGGATGACAAAGACAAGGATCTTTGCACCCTTCACAGACTCTGTGATGTCTGGGATGGCCACCTTTTGGGacattgaaaacaaaattaGCCCTTATACAGTATGAGTACATATGACACCATAGTTTTAACTGTTTACTGATTACTGTTACTAACcatcaataacaacaacactatataatacatgaaaaatatctaaaaacttGAAGAGCAGAtgttaaaagaataaaattacAGCCCTACAGAGAAGCTCTTTCTCTTGATTTACAATTAATGTTTGAGATCAGAGAAAACTAATACTTGCAAAATATCTCAACATGACAACAAATCATTTACACTCTGCCTGGTTATTTACAAGGACATGATTAATACACCCCTAATGTATCATAATGGTCCATATTCCATATGATATATAGTTTCCTGCcattaaatagttttattttgcaCTTGATACTTTAGTTGTGTAATTTAATTGAATGATGAGTACACTTATAAACTGATGACACACACTCTGTGGGCCAAAGTCGAGTTATCTTAtcagtgcattttttttaactgtacaaTCAAACTGTGTTTCATGATTGTGCTGAATTGCTTAACCTGTTGATGAGGTTAGTCATTAAAGATAATACTGCTTATCAGACCCACATTAAGCTGGGACACTTACCACATTCCTGGGCAGCTTGTGACCTGGAAGATACTTGACATTCTCATGTTCTGTATTAATGATCTCAGTTAGCTTCTTCCCGTCAATCATTTCTTCGTAAACCCACATATTTACTATTGGGTCGAACCGGTTGGATGCTTTGACATTGTGCCCGATGATTTTGGCAATCGAGGAGcccctgaagagagagagagagagagacagagacagagacagagaaagagagaggatgtgAGCAGACAATCCAAACAGCATTCAAAAACCTCCAAGGAGCAGGAACCATCTAGGGAAATAAAAAAGGTCTGTAAGGTTTTGGGTCATTTTTAATGCTTGAAAACCGAGAATTGGTTTGCATTTAACTTCATTTTATCTACATAGACTCTAGAGTAGTGACTCTACAAGTGGGGTCCCTAACAAAAAAGGGAAATCATTCATATTCACTATAATTCTAGGTATGACTATTTTGGTTATGGGTTCATTTTCTGTAATTTAAACATCTAAATATCTTAGGGGGTCCCTGATGCAAAAATGTTAAAGAGGTATGAATCCAGACACACAACAATGGTAATATCCTTACTGGTGCCACAAGAGATAAAAAGTAAGTGCATTACAAAGAACATTCGGTGCTGCTGTGAGTCACTAGACAATTCATAGCTCATCGACTCTTTTATTTGAGCTCATACAAACGTGTTGCAGCTTGTAGATCTTCAGATTGGTATCAGGGCgtttttgaaaagaaaagcagtcTTCCTTTTGGTTAGTACTTTAAAGTAGGAGACATTGCAACCATTACACGCCGGTATGAGTAGGTTTATATCAGCTAAACTTGCAAGATCCGCGATTCGTTTAAACTGCATACAACAATGAACTAAAACAACGTGTCTGTCTATTGAAAAATGCACACAAAGGCCAAGTTACCAGTTTCCAGATCCGACGATGCAGATTTTCTTCCCAGGCATTTTGAAAGTAGATAGAGCTACAGCTCGTCTAAAACTACAGATCGTCGTCTGCAATAACTTCCTCATACGCCCTATAAAATGCTTGTTTCAGCcctccccttcacacacacacaacacaggaTACACCTCTTTCCTAAGTGGGAATCACATAATAACGTATCACCACCGTCTTGTATCGTTTACTTTCATTTTACACCATATAGATAAAGTTTGATATCATAAAACTCAACCAGAAGCCTATAGAGTGTATCCAAGAAACAAAGGAAAGCCTAATGTATAGCGCATTAATGTTGTATCGGTCATTTATTATTGAATATTGACTGGAAATGCGCGAATTCGCCAGTCAAGCTATTTTCAATTAACGTCATGTAATTGACACTTCCGGTATATGTGGTTTCCAAAATAAGGCTCACAATAGGAGAATGCAATAATAGGCTTGTATCAGCTTGTCGATAAATACAATTTGTGGTCACGCTGTATATGTCTAAAATGCGgaaaatgttatatattttgttgttgttttgtttttgatatcATCTTATAAGTCTGTAAGTCAAATCaatgagatttttttctcaaaataatga
The sequence above is drawn from the Scomber japonicus isolate fScoJap1 chromosome 24, fScoJap1.pri, whole genome shotgun sequence genome and encodes:
- the LOC128354498 gene encoding glycerol-3-phosphate dehydrogenase 1-like protein, translating into MPGKKICIVGSGNWGSSIAKIIGHNVKASNRFDPIVNMWVYEEMIDGKKLTEIINTEHENVKYLPGHKLPRNVVAIPDITESVKGAKILVFVIPHQFINKLCDQIKPHITEGTIGISLIKGIDEGPEGLKLISDVIREKLEIEVSVLMGANIASEVADEKFCETTIGSTNEANGLIFKEMLQTPNFRITVVQESDIVELCGALKNIVAVGAGFCDGLGFGDNTKAAVIRLGLMEMVAFARLFCKGQVSSGTFLESCGVADLITTCYGGRNRKVAEAFVKTSKSIVELEAEMLNGQKLQGPQTSAEVYKILQKRDMVSKFPLFAAVYQICFEGKEVKEFITCLQNHPEHM